From a region of the Cryptococcus depauperatus CBS 7841 chromosome 6, complete sequence genome:
- a CDS encoding eukaryotic translation initiation factor 3 subunit I, producing the protein MKPIILQGHERSLNQIVFNAEGDLLFSCSKDAVVNAWFTSNGERLGTYGGIKGGVGHNGTVWTVAVDSETRFLITGGADNAMKLWEVKNGECLYTWEFLTAVKRVAFNEDNDKFLSITEQRSKQPSVIRIFSINREEPTKQTTIPLTEIRLPDDVSRATVAIWAPLSDFIITGHESGRIAKFDVKTGKEIQAVEGQHIGMITDIQLSPDGTYFITSSKDKTAKLWDIETLEVMKIFATETPVNSAVIVPERPYIILGGGQDAMNVTTTSQRAGKFESRFFHKLFEEEIGRVKGHFGPINTLAVHPQGRAYASGAEDGFVRVHWFDESYFRSRPFGDLEPEPEH; encoded by the exons ATG AAGCCTATTATACTTCAAG GACACGAACGATCTCTCAATCAAATTGTCTTTAATGCAGAAGGCGaccttctcttttcctgcTCCAAAGATGCCGTTGTCAATGCTTGGTTCACCTCAAACGGAGAGAGGCTGGGTACTTATGGTGGAATAAAGGGCGGAGTTGGGCACAATGGTACCGTTTGGACAGTGGCAGTAGATT CCGAAACAAGGTTTCTTATCACTGGTGGCGCCGATAATGCTATGAAACTTTGGGAGGTCAAAAATGGCGAGTGTTTATATACGTGGGAATTTTTAACTGCTGTGAAGAGAGTTGCATTCAA TGAAGATAATGACAAGTTTTTGAGTATCACCGAGCAAAGAAGTAAACAGCCTAGTGTGATAAG AATATTTTCAATCAACAGAGAAGAACCTACAAAAC AAACTACGATCCCTCTCACTGAAATCCGTCTCCCCGATGATGTTTCTCGTGCTACCGTGGCCATTTGGGCACCTCTTTCAGACTTCATTATCACTGGCCACGAATCTGGCAGAATTGCAAAATTTGATGTCAAGACTGGAAAAGAGATTCAAGCAGTTGAGGGACAGCATATCGGAATGATTACCGACATACAGTTAAGTCCGGACGGAACCTATTTCATTACTTCtagcaaagacaaaacgGCAAAG CTGTGGGATATCGAAACTCTTGAAGTTATGAAAATTTTTGCCACGGAAACCCCGGTCAACAGTGCTGTCATCGTTCCTGAACGGCCTTAT ATCATCCTTGGGGGTGGTCAGGATGCCATGAATGTTACAACTACCTCTCAACGAGCGGGTAAATTCGAGTCTAGGTTCTTTCACAAATTatttgaagaggagattggTCGAGTCAAGGGTCACTT TGGTCCCATCAATACCCTCGCCGTACACCCACAAGGCCGAGCATATGCTTCTGGTGCTGAAGATGGTTTTGTCCGTGTACACTGGTTTGATGAATCCTATTTCCGTAGTCGACCCTTTGGTGATCTTGAACCCGAACCCGAACATTAA
- a CDS encoding pre-rRNA-processing protein PNO1, translating into MAHKSHRQKALQAQLEAQPTISLVSQKARKPEPQSMDVDNDQDILITANSTVLESAHAGPSEATVTSSSGFAPLSDTAQSAVLKNEFRRVPIPPHRMTPLKRDWVNLYTPMVEMLGLQVRMNTQRRAVELKTSGHTVDSGAIQKGADFVKAYALGFDVNDALALLRLDDLYLDSFEIKDVKTLHGDHLSRAIGRIAGEGGKVKFSIENASRTRIVLADTHIHILGSVQNIKIARDAIVSLILGSPPGKVYAHLKAVGARMKQRF; encoded by the exons ATGGCTCACAAGTCCCATAGACAGAaagctcttcaagctcagcTTGAAGCTCAGCCCACCATCTCGCTCGTCTCTCAAAAGGCAAGGAAACCAGAGCCGCAGTCGATGGATGTAGACAATGATCAAGACATCCTCATCACAGCTAACTCTACCGTCCTGGAATCTGCGCACGCTGGACCTTCTGAAGCCACCGTTACAAGCTCTTCGGGATTTGCTCCTCTTAGTGATACTGCTCAATCAGCCGTTTTAAAAAACGAATTTCGAAGAGTGCCCATTCCTCCTCACCGAATGACGCCCCTCAAGAGGGACTGGGTTAATCTATATACCCCCATGGTCGAGATGCTTGGACTGCAAGTGAGAATGAACACTCAGAGAAGAGCCGTCGAACTCAAG ACTTCCGGACACACGGTAGACTCTGGTGCAATCCAAAAAGGAGCTGATTTTGTGAAAGCCTACGCTCTCGGATTTGACGTGAAC GATGCATTGGCACTTTTAAGATTAGACGACTTGTATCTGGACTCTTTTGAAATCAAGGATGTCAAGACTTTGCATGGAGACCACTTGTCGCGAGCCATCG GCCGTATAGCtggtgaaggaggaaagGTCAAATTTTCTATAGAGAACGCTAGCCGAACCCGAATTGTTCTGGCTGATAC TCATATACATATCCTTGGCTCCGTCCAAAACATTAAGATTGCTCGAGATGCCATTGTGTCTCTCATCCTTGGTTCTCCACCAG GCAAAGTGTATGCCCACCTCAAGGCTGTCGGTGCGCGAATGAAGCAACGATTCTAG